A genomic stretch from Sporocytophaga myxococcoides DSM 11118 includes:
- a CDS encoding T9SS type A sorting domain-containing protein, with protein MSIFESLFFLANKRNYCHNGQLNTETFPPGTYTINAIPYSGINATGTAGLPKTLQLTVINSAARMADSFEQPVIADCYPNPTSDFVNIKMNAVQGGEALFEIYDMTGILQEKIYEGNAESGQSLEFL; from the coding sequence ATGAGCATTTTTGAATCTTTATTTTTTTTAGCAAATAAACGGAACTACTGTCACAATGGCCAGCTGAATACAGAAACCTTCCCACCTGGAACATACACCATTAATGCTATTCCATATTCTGGAATCAATGCTACAGGTACTGCGGGGCTGCCAAAAACCTTACAACTGACAGTAATAAACAGTGCAGCTAGAATGGCTGATAGTTTTGAGCAACCTGTCATAGCCGACTGTTATCCGAATCCGACTTCAGATTTTGTTAACATCAAAATGAATGCTGTTCAAGGAGGTGAAGCCTTGTTTGAGATATACGATATGACAGGAATACTTCAGGAAAAAATTTACGAAGGTAATGCTGAAAGTGGACAGTCCCTTGAATTTTTATAG
- a CDS encoding DUF2200 domain-containing protein has translation MKNTRIFKMSFASVYPHYITKAEKKGRTKAEVDEIIFWLTGYDQQALQGIIDNKIDFETFFSQAPQMNPNVSKITGVICGYRVEEIEDELMQKIRYLDKLIDELAKGKAMEKILRK, from the coding sequence ATGAAAAATACTAGAATATTTAAAATGTCTTTTGCTAGTGTTTATCCCCATTACATAACCAAGGCGGAGAAAAAGGGACGTACAAAAGCAGAGGTAGATGAAATTATTTTTTGGCTTACAGGTTATGATCAGCAAGCATTGCAAGGAATAATCGATAATAAAATTGATTTTGAAACCTTCTTCAGCCAGGCTCCACAAATGAATCCTAATGTTTCAAAAATTACTGGTGTAATTTGTGGCTATCGCGTGGAAGAGATCGAAGACGAATTGATGCAGAAGATTCGTTATTTAGATAAGCTGATTGATGAGTTGGCAAAGGGAAAGGCCATGGAAAAGATTTTGAGGAAGTAG
- a CDS encoding metallophosphatase domain-containing protein — translation MKFVVLSDSHGQHRKLELPKGNVIIHAGDISRRGEEDEIIDFMGWFSKLDFKHKIFIAGNHDFFFERNPDKHILSIVPPDVTYLCDSGITINNIKIWGSPVTPWFYNWAFNRHRGNPIIKHWELIPSDTDILITHGPAFGILDQTTRGLNVGCEDLLNKVYEVNPKVHICGHIHEAYGEVVSSGIKFINAAVIDENYNLKNEVITFEL, via the coding sequence ATGAAATTTGTTGTTTTATCCGATTCTCATGGTCAACATAGAAAACTGGAACTCCCAAAAGGAAATGTGATCATACATGCTGGTGATATAAGCAGGCGTGGAGAGGAGGATGAAATCATAGATTTTATGGGCTGGTTCAGTAAGCTCGATTTTAAGCATAAAATATTTATTGCAGGAAATCATGATTTTTTCTTTGAAAGAAATCCTGATAAGCATATTTTAAGTATAGTTCCTCCTGATGTGACATACTTGTGCGATAGTGGAATAACAATCAATAATATAAAAATTTGGGGTTCTCCTGTGACGCCTTGGTTTTATAACTGGGCTTTTAATCGCCATCGTGGAAATCCTATTATCAAGCACTGGGAATTGATCCCATCTGACACAGATATATTAATTACTCATGGGCCAGCATTTGGTATACTCGATCAAACTACCAGAGGTCTAAATGTAGGTTGTGAGGACCTGCTAAACAAAGTATACGAGGTGAATCCGAAAGTACATATATGCGGACATATTCATGAAGCATACGGAGAAGTTGTTTCATCAGGGATAAAGTTCATCAATGCAGCTGTGATTGATGAAAACTATAATTTGAAAAATGAAGTGATTACCTTTGAGTTATAG